A genome region from Thermomonospora amylolytica includes the following:
- a CDS encoding COX15/CtaA family protein yields the protein MSAVTDRIRNPLAGLRDAIWHPTPGSLRALALFSVIVNAGIIVTGGAVRLTKSGLGCSTWPKCTPESMIPTPSPDHSPVHMAIEFGNRTLTFLVLGAAVAVLAAAWRARPRRRDLLWLAALQPVGVLAQAAWGGLTVLTDLHPAVVAGHFMLSPVVLIPAVALWVRAGEGDEPVRRLVGDRLRALSLALVGVTAALMVAGTIVTGTGPHAGDDRAERFAFDIVQVTRVHSLLAWLTVALTVVLLAALWRTGAPGAVRRRALELLALELAQGALGYVQYFLGVPEVLVALHMLGAAVLWIAVLRVYFATRTRGPLAVPGAVPAQAEGAVPQPA from the coding sequence ATGAGTGCCGTGACCGACCGCATCCGCAACCCCCTGGCCGGACTCCGTGACGCGATCTGGCATCCGACGCCGGGCTCGCTGCGCGCGCTGGCGCTGTTCTCGGTGATCGTCAATGCCGGGATCATCGTCACCGGCGGCGCGGTGCGGCTCACCAAGTCCGGGCTGGGCTGCTCGACCTGGCCCAAGTGCACCCCCGAGAGCATGATCCCGACGCCCTCGCCGGACCACTCGCCGGTGCACATGGCCATCGAGTTCGGCAACCGGACGCTGACGTTCCTGGTGCTGGGCGCGGCGGTGGCGGTGCTGGCCGCGGCGTGGCGCGCACGGCCGCGGCGGCGCGACCTGCTGTGGCTGGCCGCGCTGCAGCCGGTCGGGGTGCTGGCGCAGGCCGCCTGGGGCGGGCTGACCGTGCTCACCGACCTGCACCCGGCGGTGGTGGCCGGGCACTTCATGCTGTCCCCGGTCGTGCTGATCCCGGCGGTGGCCCTGTGGGTGCGGGCCGGGGAGGGCGACGAGCCGGTCCGCCGCCTGGTGGGGGACCGGCTGCGGGCGCTGTCGCTGGCCCTGGTGGGCGTGACGGCGGCGCTGATGGTGGCGGGCACCATCGTCACCGGCACCGGCCCGCACGCCGGCGACGACCGCGCCGAGCGGTTCGCGTTCGACATCGTGCAGGTCACCCGCGTGCACAGCCTGCTGGCCTGGCTGACCGTGGCGCTCACCGTGGTGCTGCTGGCCGCGCTGTGGCGGACCGGCGCGCCCGGCGCGGTGCGGCGGCGCGCCCTGGAGCTGCTGGCGCTGGAGCTGGCCCAGGGCGCACTCGGATACGTGCAGTACTTCCTGGGCGTGCCCGAGGTGCTGGTGGCGCTGCACATGCTCGGCGCGGCGGTGCTGTGGATCGCCGTGCTGCGGGTCTACTTCGCCACCCGCACCCGCGGCCCCCTCGCCGTTCCCGGCGCGGTGCCCGCACAGGCCGAGGGCGCCGTCCCGCAGCCCGCCTGA
- a CDS encoding PrsW family intramembrane metalloprotease produces MVRVDPRAVLEGRVPGRPPVGLIIGLVVSSVCVLVLLGVFAWFGGADFAVALLLAILPIPPLAALILALDRMEPEPPRTVLLAFMWGAGVAVLGALILNTAGMIYVTVPVFGETEGHFVSATLGAPLVEETLKGAVLFGLLWFHRSEIDGFADGILYAAMVGLGFAMMENITYYMRALEEGGTEQLTAVFVLRGIIAPLSHPLFTAMLGLGVAWSATHRTGRVVAPVLGLLAAMTLHGLWNGSTVFGALGLVVVYAMDFLLLLTLIVVVAVERRDTVRRIARYLPAYQPTGLVTPQDVRMLESMAARRAARRWARAAGGPPAARAMGDYQLAATELALLHKRAERGTADPAWLVQRRDALLGLMAVTRQAFLSAPSLRPVPQPWAGPGPAGPVPPPGG; encoded by the coding sequence ATGGTGCGCGTGGATCCCAGGGCGGTGCTGGAGGGCCGGGTCCCCGGACGTCCGCCCGTCGGCCTGATCATCGGCCTGGTCGTCTCGTCGGTGTGCGTGCTGGTCCTGCTCGGCGTGTTCGCCTGGTTCGGCGGGGCCGACTTCGCGGTGGCGCTGCTGCTGGCGATCCTGCCGATCCCGCCGCTGGCCGCGCTGATCCTGGCGCTGGACCGGATGGAGCCCGAACCGCCCCGCACGGTGCTGCTGGCGTTCATGTGGGGCGCCGGGGTGGCGGTGCTGGGCGCGCTGATCCTCAACACGGCCGGGATGATCTACGTCACGGTGCCGGTCTTCGGGGAGACCGAGGGCCACTTCGTCAGCGCCACCCTCGGCGCGCCGCTGGTGGAGGAGACCCTCAAGGGCGCGGTGCTGTTCGGGCTGCTGTGGTTCCACCGCAGCGAGATCGACGGGTTTGCCGACGGGATCCTGTACGCGGCGATGGTCGGGCTCGGGTTCGCGATGATGGAGAACATCACCTACTACATGCGGGCCCTGGAGGAGGGCGGCACCGAGCAGCTCACCGCGGTGTTCGTCCTGCGCGGGATCATCGCGCCGCTCAGCCATCCGCTGTTCACCGCGATGCTCGGCCTGGGCGTCGCCTGGTCGGCCACCCACCGCACCGGCCGGGTCGTCGCGCCGGTGCTGGGGCTGCTGGCCGCGATGACGCTGCACGGCCTGTGGAACGGCTCCACCGTGTTCGGCGCGCTCGGCCTGGTCGTCGTCTACGCGATGGACTTCCTGCTGCTGCTGACGCTGATCGTCGTGGTGGCGGTGGAACGGCGCGACACCGTCCGGCGGATCGCCCGCTACCTGCCCGCCTACCAGCCGACCGGCCTGGTCACCCCGCAGGACGTGCGGATGCTGGAGAGCATGGCCGCCCGCCGGGCCGCCCGCCGCTGGGCCCGCGCCGCCGGCGGCCCGCCCGCGGCGCGGGCCATGGGCGACTACCAGCTGGCCGCCACCGAGCTGGCGCTGCTGCACAAGCGGGCCGAACGCGGGACCGCCGACCCCGCCTGGCTCGTCCAGCGGCGCGACGCGCTGCTGGGGCTGATGGCGGTGACCCGGCAGGCGTTCCTGAGCGCGCCGAGCCTGCGGCCGGTGCCGCAGCCGTGGGCCGGTCCCGGACCGGCCGGACCGGTGCCGCCGCCCGGCGGCTGA
- a CDS encoding heme o synthase, producing MDAAVPAHAARRPFGALLRAYVALTKPRVIELLLITTLPAMFLAAGGLPPLGTVLATLAFGTMSAGAANAINCYIDRDIDAKMRRTRRRPLARAQVTPTEALTFGIVLAAASTAGFALTVNAAAAALSAGAIAYYVFVYSLLLKRRTSQNVVWGGIAGCMPVLIGWAAVTGSLAWTPFVLFMVVFLWTPPHTWTLAMRYREDYAVAKVPMLPVVATERRVVLESLAYTWATVLCSLALWPVAQMSVVYGAVAVVLGAVLLAEGHRLLRGVRAGLAGVKLRPMRFFHLSNAYLALLFAAVAFDPLLF from the coding sequence GTGGACGCCGCCGTGCCGGCGCACGCGGCTCGCCGCCCGTTCGGCGCGCTGCTGCGCGCCTACGTGGCGTTGACCAAGCCGCGTGTCATCGAGCTGTTGCTGATCACGACGCTGCCGGCGATGTTCCTGGCGGCCGGGGGACTGCCGCCGCTGGGGACGGTGCTGGCCACGCTGGCGTTCGGCACCATGTCCGCGGGGGCGGCCAACGCGATCAACTGCTACATCGACCGGGACATCGACGCCAAGATGCGGCGCACCCGGCGGCGCCCGCTGGCCCGCGCCCAGGTGACCCCCACCGAGGCGCTGACCTTCGGGATCGTGCTGGCCGCGGCCTCGACCGCCGGGTTCGCGCTGACCGTGAACGCCGCCGCCGCCGCGCTGTCGGCCGGCGCCATCGCCTACTACGTGTTCGTGTACTCGCTGCTGCTCAAGCGGCGCACCTCGCAGAACGTGGTGTGGGGCGGGATCGCCGGGTGCATGCCGGTGCTGATCGGCTGGGCCGCCGTCACCGGCTCGCTCGCCTGGACCCCGTTCGTGCTGTTCATGGTGGTGTTCCTGTGGACGCCGCCGCACACCTGGACGCTGGCGATGCGGTACCGCGAGGACTACGCGGTCGCCAAGGTGCCGATGCTGCCGGTGGTGGCCACCGAGCGGCGGGTGGTGCTGGAGAGCCTGGCCTACACCTGGGCGACCGTGCTGTGCTCGCTGGCGCTGTGGCCGGTCGCCCAGATGAGCGTCGTGTACGGGGCGGTCGCGGTGGTCCTCGGCGCGGTGCTGCTGGCCGAGGGGCACCGGCTGCTGCGCGGGGTCCGCGCCGGGCTGGCCGGGGTGAAGCTGCGGCCGATGCGCTTCTTCCACCTGTCCAACGCCTACCTGGCGCTGCTGTTCGCGGCGGTCGCGTTCGACCCGCTGCTGTTCTGA
- the tkt gene encoding transketolase, translating to MTTDSSTIEWSDLDRRAVDVIRALAMDAVEEAGSGHPGTAMSLAPAAYLLFQRFLRHDPTDPAWPGRDRFVLSAGHSSLTLYIQLYLSGYGLDISDLKGLRKWGSLTPGHPEHGHTAGVETTTGPLGQGLANAVGMAMAARRERGLFDPDAEPGTSPFDHDIWVICSDGDIEEGISHEASALAGHQKLGNLIVLYDDNHISIEDDTAIALSEDVLKRYEAYGWHVQRVDWTADGEYREDVGALARALEEAKAVTDRPSFIALRTIIGYPAPNKQNTGKIHGAALGPEEVAATKRIMGMDPEQIFAVPGEVLTHARKVIDRGRELHAEWNKAYKAWRSAHPGRAAEYDRIAERRLPAGWADALPTFPAGKEVATRAASGEILTALAPVLPELWGGSADLAESNNTTMKGEPSFIPEEFQTKAFPGNPYGRTLHFGVREHAMGAICNGIALHGGTRPYGGTFLVFSDYMRPAVRLAALMKLPVTFVWTHDSIGLGEDGPTHQPVEHLWSLRAIPGLDVVRPADANETAVAWRTILEHTDRPAGLALTRQKVPTLERDGELASAEGVAKGGYILADASNGRPNVILIATGSEVSIALEARRILESEGTPTRVVSMPCVEWFEAQDESYRYHVLPHSVRARVAVEAGVGLGWRTYVGDAGEIVSLEHFGASADYKTLFQQFGFTPDRVVAAAHASLIKAGVEGQGRGETTGN from the coding sequence GTGACTACGGACAGCAGCACGATTGAGTGGTCCGACCTGGACCGGCGGGCCGTGGACGTGATCCGCGCCCTGGCGATGGACGCGGTCGAGGAGGCGGGCTCGGGGCACCCCGGCACCGCGATGAGCCTGGCCCCCGCCGCCTACCTGCTCTTCCAGCGCTTCCTGCGGCACGACCCGACCGACCCGGCCTGGCCGGGCCGGGACCGGTTCGTGCTGTCGGCGGGGCACTCCAGCCTCACCCTCTACATCCAGCTGTACCTGTCGGGGTACGGGCTGGACATCAGCGACCTCAAGGGGCTGCGCAAGTGGGGCAGCCTCACCCCCGGCCACCCCGAGCACGGGCACACCGCGGGCGTGGAGACCACCACCGGCCCGCTGGGGCAGGGCCTGGCCAACGCGGTCGGCATGGCGATGGCGGCGCGCCGCGAGCGCGGCCTGTTCGACCCCGACGCCGAGCCGGGCACCAGCCCGTTCGACCACGACATCTGGGTGATCTGCTCCGACGGCGACATCGAGGAGGGGATCAGCCACGAGGCGTCGGCGCTGGCCGGCCATCAGAAGCTGGGCAACCTGATCGTCCTGTACGACGACAACCACATCTCGATCGAGGACGACACCGCGATCGCGCTGTCGGAGGACGTGCTCAAGCGGTACGAGGCCTACGGCTGGCACGTGCAGCGGGTGGACTGGACCGCCGACGGCGAGTACCGCGAGGACGTGGGCGCGCTGGCGCGGGCGCTGGAGGAGGCCAAGGCGGTCACCGACCGGCCGTCGTTCATCGCGCTGCGCACCATCATCGGCTACCCGGCGCCCAACAAGCAGAACACCGGCAAGATCCACGGGGCGGCGCTGGGCCCCGAGGAGGTCGCCGCCACCAAGCGGATCATGGGCATGGACCCCGAGCAGATCTTCGCGGTGCCCGGCGAGGTGCTGACGCACGCCCGCAAGGTCATCGACCGGGGCCGTGAGCTGCACGCCGAGTGGAACAAGGCGTACAAGGCGTGGCGGTCGGCGCACCCGGGCCGGGCCGCGGAGTACGACCGGATCGCCGAGCGGCGGCTGCCGGCGGGCTGGGCCGACGCGCTGCCGACGTTCCCGGCGGGCAAGGAGGTCGCCACCCGCGCCGCGTCCGGGGAGATCCTGACCGCGCTGGCGCCGGTGCTGCCGGAGCTGTGGGGCGGGTCGGCGGACCTGGCCGAGAGCAACAACACCACGATGAAGGGCGAGCCGTCCTTCATCCCCGAGGAGTTCCAGACCAAGGCGTTCCCGGGCAACCCGTACGGCCGCACGCTGCACTTCGGGGTCCGCGAGCACGCGATGGGCGCGATCTGCAACGGCATCGCCCTGCACGGCGGCACCCGCCCCTACGGCGGCACGTTCCTGGTGTTCAGCGACTACATGCGGCCGGCGGTGCGGCTGGCGGCGCTGATGAAGCTGCCGGTGACGTTCGTGTGGACGCACGACTCGATCGGGCTCGGCGAGGACGGCCCGACCCACCAGCCGGTGGAGCACCTGTGGTCGCTGCGCGCGATCCCGGGCCTGGACGTGGTGCGCCCGGCCGACGCCAACGAGACCGCGGTGGCCTGGCGGACGATCCTGGAGCACACCGACCGGCCCGCCGGGCTGGCGCTGACCCGCCAGAAGGTGCCGACCCTCGAGCGGGACGGGGAGCTGGCGTCCGCCGAGGGCGTCGCCAAGGGCGGCTACATCCTGGCCGACGCCTCCAACGGCCGCCCGAACGTGATCCTGATCGCCACCGGCAGCGAGGTGTCGATCGCGCTGGAGGCCCGGCGGATCCTGGAGTCCGAGGGCACCCCGACCCGGGTGGTGTCGATGCCGTGCGTGGAGTGGTTCGAGGCGCAGGACGAGTCGTACCGCTACCACGTGCTGCCGCACTCGGTGCGCGCCCGGGTCGCGGTCGAGGCCGGGGTGGGGCTGGGCTGGCGGACCTACGTCGGCGACGCCGGCGAGATCGTCAGCCTGGAGCACTTCGGCGCCTCCGCGGACTACAAGACGCTGTTCCAGCAGTTCGGCTTCACGCCGGACCGGGTGGTGGCCGCCGCGCACGCCAGCCTGATCAAGGCCGGCGTGGAGGGCCAGGGCCGCGGCGAGACGACCGGGAACTGA
- the tal gene encoding transaldolase has product MSEILQRLSSEGVAIWLDDISRDRLRTGNLEGLVRDRQVVGVTSNPTIFAKALSKGDAYDGQLRDLAVRGVDVEEAVRMITTYDIRWGCDVLRPVYERSDHVDGRVSIEVDPRLARDAEKTVAEARALWWTVDRPNLFIKIPATLEGLPAITQAIGEGISVNVTLIFSLERYGQVIDAYFEGLEKARAAGRDISQIASVASFFVSRVDTEIDKRLDKIDSPEAGALKGKAGVANARLAYALYEEKFASDRWKALKDAGARPQRPLWASTGVKDPSLPDTLYVDELVAPGTVNTMPEATLEAVADHGRIRGDSVRGAYDDARAHMAALKEAGVDYDDVVRVLEEEGVDKFEASWKELLGTVERELADKGGAR; this is encoded by the coding sequence GTGAGCGAGATACTGCAGAGGCTCTCGAGCGAGGGCGTGGCGATCTGGCTGGACGACATCAGCCGGGACCGGCTGCGGACCGGCAACCTGGAGGGACTGGTCCGCGACCGGCAGGTGGTCGGGGTCACCTCCAACCCCACCATCTTCGCCAAGGCGCTGAGCAAGGGCGACGCCTACGACGGGCAGCTGCGCGACCTGGCGGTGCGCGGCGTGGACGTCGAGGAGGCCGTCCGGATGATCACCACCTACGACATCCGGTGGGGCTGTGACGTGCTGCGGCCGGTGTACGAGCGCAGCGACCACGTCGACGGCCGGGTGTCGATCGAGGTGGACCCGCGGCTGGCCCGCGACGCCGAGAAGACCGTGGCCGAGGCGCGGGCGCTGTGGTGGACGGTGGACCGGCCCAACCTGTTCATCAAGATCCCGGCGACCCTGGAGGGGCTGCCGGCGATCACCCAGGCGATCGGTGAGGGCATCAGCGTGAACGTGACGCTGATCTTCTCGCTGGAGCGGTACGGCCAGGTCATCGACGCCTACTTCGAGGGGCTGGAGAAGGCCCGCGCGGCGGGCCGGGACATCTCCCAGATCGCCTCGGTGGCCTCGTTCTTCGTCAGCCGGGTGGACACCGAGATCGACAAGCGGCTGGACAAGATCGACTCGCCCGAGGCCGGGGCGCTCAAGGGCAAGGCCGGGGTCGCCAACGCGCGGCTGGCCTACGCGCTGTACGAGGAGAAGTTCGCCTCCGACCGGTGGAAGGCGCTCAAGGACGCCGGGGCCCGGCCGCAGCGCCCGCTGTGGGCGTCGACCGGAGTGAAGGACCCGTCCCTGCCCGACACCCTGTACGTGGACGAGCTGGTGGCGCCCGGCACGGTCAACACCATGCCGGAGGCGACGCTGGAGGCGGTGGCCGACCACGGGCGGATCCGCGGCGACTCGGTCCGCGGCGCCTACGACGACGCCCGCGCCCACATGGCCGCCCTCAAGGAGGCCGGCGTGGACTACGACGACGTCGTACGGGTCCTCGAGGAGGAGGGCGTGGACAAGTTCGAGGCGTCCTGGAAGGAGCTGCTCGGCACGGTCGAGCGCGAACTGGCCGACAAGGGGGGCGCCCGGTGA
- a CDS encoding glucose-6-phosphate isomerase — protein MRGPVVDEAEAVLDRLVTDGVPASLMAKNAQLWGPEAVEEASRRLGWLDLPETSRPLLPELAALVERVRADGLDRVVLTGMGGSSLAPEVITRTAGAELTVLDTTDPQQVASVVADRLERTVVVVSSKSGGTIETDSHRRVFEQAFRDAGITGEDLARRFVVVTDPGSPLEKTAREAGYTVVLADPDVGGRYSALTAFGLVPSALAGVDVARLLDEAAALVPALHQPYDNPGLALGAALGASALGGRDKLVIADHGSGIAGFGDWAEQLIAESTGKEGKGILPVVVEGPDAPGFAEAEDVRRVLLGARPEDSGLGVSGPLGAQFLLWEYATAVAGRVLGINPFDQPNVQESKDNTAALLRGAAEGEAPTVVAGEPALVVGAVEVHAPAELLKGATDLTGVLEAVVAAIPEHGYLAVMAYLDRFADAGAERLRPLLAQATERLRKTPAAVTFGWGPRFLHSTGQYHKGGPRNGVFLQITGESAQDVPVPGKPYTLRSLQLAQAFGDLRALRSRGRPAVRLHLRDRAAGVEQLLSALA, from the coding sequence ATGCGCGGCCCGGTGGTCGACGAGGCCGAGGCGGTGCTGGACCGGCTGGTCACCGACGGGGTCCCGGCCTCGCTGATGGCCAAGAACGCCCAGTTGTGGGGTCCGGAGGCGGTCGAGGAGGCGAGCAGGCGGCTGGGCTGGCTGGACCTGCCGGAGACCTCCCGGCCGCTGCTGCCCGAGCTGGCCGCCCTCGTCGAACGGGTCCGCGCCGACGGGCTGGACCGGGTGGTGCTGACCGGGATGGGCGGCTCGTCGCTGGCCCCGGAGGTGATCACCCGGACCGCCGGGGCGGAGCTGACGGTGCTCGACACCACCGATCCGCAGCAGGTCGCCTCCGTCGTCGCGGACCGGCTGGAGCGCACCGTGGTGGTGGTGTCCAGCAAGAGCGGCGGCACCATCGAGACCGACAGCCACCGGCGGGTGTTCGAGCAGGCGTTCCGCGACGCCGGGATCACCGGCGAGGACCTGGCCCGCCGGTTCGTGGTGGTCACCGACCCCGGCTCCCCGCTGGAGAAGACCGCCCGCGAGGCCGGCTACACGGTGGTGCTGGCCGACCCGGACGTGGGCGGCCGCTACAGCGCGCTGACCGCGTTCGGGCTGGTGCCGAGCGCGCTGGCGGGCGTGGACGTGGCCCGGCTGCTGGACGAGGCGGCGGCGCTGGTCCCGGCGCTGCACCAGCCGTACGACAACCCCGGCCTGGCGCTGGGGGCGGCGCTGGGCGCGTCGGCGCTCGGCGGGCGCGACAAGCTGGTGATCGCCGACCACGGGTCGGGGATCGCCGGGTTCGGCGACTGGGCCGAGCAGCTGATCGCCGAGTCCACCGGCAAGGAGGGCAAGGGCATCCTGCCGGTGGTGGTCGAGGGTCCCGACGCGCCCGGGTTCGCCGAGGCCGAGGACGTGCGGCGGGTGCTGCTGGGGGCCCGGCCGGAGGACTCCGGGCTGGGCGTGTCCGGCCCGCTGGGCGCCCAGTTCCTGCTGTGGGAGTACGCCACCGCGGTCGCCGGGCGGGTGCTGGGCATCAACCCGTTCGACCAGCCCAACGTGCAGGAGTCCAAGGACAACACCGCGGCGCTGCTGCGCGGGGCGGCCGAGGGCGAGGCCCCGACGGTGGTGGCGGGCGAGCCCGCGCTGGTGGTCGGCGCGGTGGAGGTGCACGCCCCCGCCGAGCTGCTCAAGGGCGCCACCGACCTGACGGGGGTGCTGGAGGCGGTCGTGGCGGCGATCCCCGAGCACGGCTACCTGGCGGTGATGGCGTACCTGGACCGGTTCGCCGACGCGGGCGCCGAGCGGCTGCGGCCGCTGCTGGCGCAGGCCACCGAGCGGCTGCGCAAGACCCCGGCGGCGGTCACGTTCGGCTGGGGGCCCCGGTTCCTGCACTCGACCGGCCAGTACCACAAGGGCGGTCCGCGCAACGGAGTGTTCCTGCAGATCACCGGGGAGTCCGCGCAGGACGTGCCGGTGCCGGGCAAGCCGTACACGCTGCGCTCGCTGCAGCTGGCGCAGGCGTTCGGGGACCTGCGGGCGCTGCGCTCGCGGGGCCGCCCGGCGGTCCGGCTGCACCTGCGGGACCGCGCCGCCGGAGTGGAGCAGTTGCTGTCCGCGCTGGCCTGA
- a CDS encoding phosphoheptose isomerase, with product MAAFDVMTGGGVLDAALRARERLAGSGLAQALAGRDPRPWGRRADERARLGWLDLPKTSRMLVDRLAVPAAEARRDGLDHVALIAVGPEGLAARAVAEAGGAAGDALTVLDGGDPAALERTLRRLDRTLVVLASKAGVSIEGDAHRRILVQAFRELGLGDAEIAARFLVITDHGSPLHGFADGCGYRVGLTDPGLPGHFGALSAYGLVPAMLAGADVTALLDQAAAALSALGPGTDGPGLLLGAVLGGCARPGPGVPGRDKVVLLGPDGLVGWLAQLVATGTGGRGRGILPLEPAGRPDPDRAPDVHTVALGGAAGHDADTSVWGPPGAQFLVWEYATAVAAWLLDVDPFDEGAVWARRAEEDAAAMLRRPAEPPAGDPDFVDGGVEVRGGPASGGWFGRPGLRGALDALLDDVPPAGYLAVVGHLPGQGPVRRLAAALARRSGRPVACGTGPGHLHGTGSFHMDGPRTGAFLVLTGEAAGDRVVPGRPYTLGGLRTARALADVRALRRQGLPVLWLHLRDPAADAARLVAVITGGDHRAWRRTTGERGAYT from the coding sequence GTGGCGGCCTTCGACGTGATGACCGGCGGCGGCGTGCTCGACGCGGCGCTGCGGGCGCGTGAACGGCTGGCGGGTTCCGGGCTGGCGCAGGCGCTGGCGGGCCGGGATCCGCGGCCGTGGGGCCGCCGCGCCGACGAACGCGCCCGGCTCGGCTGGCTGGACCTGCCGAAGACCTCCCGGATGCTGGTGGACCGGCTGGCCGTCCCGGCCGCCGAGGCCCGCCGGGACGGGCTGGACCACGTGGCGCTGATCGCGGTGGGCCCGGAGGGGCTGGCCGCGCGCGCCGTCGCCGAGGCCGGCGGGGCCGCCGGGGACGCGCTGACGGTGCTGGACGGCGGGGACCCGGCGGCCCTGGAGCGCACGCTGCGGCGGCTGGACCGCACGCTGGTGGTGCTGGCCAGCAAGGCCGGGGTGTCCATCGAGGGCGACGCCCACCGGCGGATCCTGGTGCAGGCGTTCCGGGAGCTGGGGCTGGGCGACGCCGAGATCGCCGCGCGGTTCCTGGTGATCACCGACCACGGCAGCCCGCTGCACGGGTTCGCCGACGGGTGCGGCTACCGGGTCGGGCTGACCGATCCGGGCCTGCCCGGCCACTTCGGGGCGCTGTCGGCGTACGGGCTGGTGCCGGCGATGCTGGCCGGCGCGGACGTGACCGCGCTGCTGGACCAGGCCGCGGCGGCGCTGTCCGCGCTGGGGCCGGGCACGGACGGCCCGGGGCTACTGCTCGGCGCGGTGCTGGGCGGCTGCGCCCGCCCGGGGCCCGGCGTCCCAGGCCGCGACAAGGTGGTGCTGCTCGGCCCGGACGGCCTGGTCGGCTGGCTGGCGCAACTGGTGGCGACCGGCACCGGCGGGCGGGGCCGCGGGATCCTGCCGCTGGAGCCCGCGGGCCGTCCGGACCCGGATCGCGCGCCCGACGTTCACACGGTGGCGCTGGGCGGCGCGGCGGGCCATGACGCCGACACCTCGGTGTGGGGGCCGCCGGGCGCGCAGTTCCTGGTGTGGGAGTACGCCACCGCGGTGGCCGCGTGGCTGCTGGACGTCGATCCGTTCGACGAGGGCGCGGTCTGGGCGCGGCGGGCCGAGGAGGACGCGGCGGCCATGCTGCGGCGGCCGGCGGAGCCGCCGGCCGGGGATCCGGACTTCGTGGACGGCGGCGTCGAGGTCCGCGGCGGCCCGGCGTCGGGCGGCTGGTTCGGGCGGCCGGGGCTGCGCGGGGCGCTGGACGCCCTGCTGGACGACGTCCCGCCCGCCGGTTACCTGGCGGTGGTGGGGCATCTGCCCGGCCAGGGGCCGGTGCGGCGGCTGGCGGCGGCGCTGGCGCGGCGCAGCGGCCGTCCGGTCGCCTGCGGGACGGGGCCCGGGCATCTGCACGGCACCGGGTCGTTCCACATGGACGGGCCGCGCACCGGGGCGTTCCTCGTCCTCACCGGGGAGGCCGCCGGCGACCGGGTGGTCCCGGGCCGCCCCTACACGCTGGGCGGGCTGCGGACGGCGCGGGCGCTGGCGGACGTGCGGGCGCTGCGCCGCCAGGGGCTGCCGGTGCTGTGGCTGCATCTGCGCGATCCGGCGGCGGACGCGGCGCGGCTGGTCGCGGTGATCACCGGCGGTGATCACCGCGCTTGGCGCCGAACGACCGGGGAAAGAGGGGCGTATACCTGA